One window of the Oscillatoria salina IIICB1 genome contains the following:
- a CDS encoding NfeD family protein, producing MLNFLKSFRFPLSPKSSRLTEFPVKQQISISYSNCQGKAVVEREIRPEQKGRVRFRGSWWPARCDEEIIICSGEIVEVVGRCNITLVVQPLGKQQAQEP from the coding sequence ATGCTTAATTTTCTCAAGTCTTTTCGGTTTCCTCTCTCTCCCAAAAGTTCTCGCCTGACGGAGTTTCCAGTTAAACAACAAATAAGCATAAGTTACAGTAATTGTCAAGGAAAAGCAGTTGTCGAGCGAGAGATTCGACCTGAGCAAAAAGGTCGGGTGCGCTTTCGAGGTAGCTGGTGGCCGGCGAGATGCGATGAAGAAATTATTATCTGTTCGGGAGAAATTGTCGAGGTAGTAGGTAGATGCAATATTACCTTGGTTGTTCAACCACTGGGAAAGCAACAAGCTCAAGAACCATAA